In Quercus lobata isolate SW786 chromosome 12, ValleyOak3.0 Primary Assembly, whole genome shotgun sequence, a genomic segment contains:
- the LOC115970939 gene encoding olee1-like protein — MAKTCAVAALIATIFCFSSLLNLAQATSETFFVEGKVYCDTCRVQFETKISQPLADSKVRLECRKREGGELTYSFDGTTNSTGTYRLPVDGDHEEEICEVVALKSSRADCSDLMAGYERARITLTKKNGIASIARYPNPLGFMIKEALPNCLEIIAEMGLIPLDL, encoded by the exons ATGGCAAAGACTTGTGCAGTTGCTGCCCTCATTGCCACCATTTTTTGCTTCTCTTCCCTCCTCAACCTTGCCCAAGCCACTAGTGAAACCTTCTTTGTTGAAGGCAAGGTGTACTGTGACACATGCCGTGTCCAATTTGAGACCAAAATCAGCCAACCCCTAGCAG ATTCTAAGGTACGCTTGGAATGTAGAAAACGTGAGGGTGGTGAGTTGACATACTCATTCGACGGTACCACTAATTCGACAGGAACTTATCGTCTTCCTGTGGATGGTGATCATGAAGAAGAGATATGTGAGGTTGTGGCCCTCAAGAGCTCCAGGGCTGATTGCTCTGACCTCATGGCTGGTTATGAAAGAGCTAGAATCACACTTACCAAGAAAAATGGTATCGCCTCCATTGCTCGCTATCCCAACCCCCTTGGGTTCATGATTAAGGAAGCTCTCCCCAATTGCCTTGAAATTATTGCTGAAATGGGTCTCATCCCACTTGATCTGTGA
- the LOC115972015 gene encoding small nuclear ribonucleoprotein SmD1b: MKLVRFLMKLNNETVSIELKNGTVVHGTITGVDISMNTHLKTVKLTLKGKNPVTLDHLSVRGNNIRYYILPDSLNLETLLVEETPRVKPKKPTAGRPLGRGRGRGRGRGRGRGGR, encoded by the exons ATGAAGCTCGTTAG GTTTTTGATGAAGCTGAACAACGAGACCGTCTCGATCGAGCTCAAGAACGGCACTGTCGTTCACGGCACCATCACAG GTGTTGATATCAGTATGAATACACATTTGAAGACAGTGAAACTTACATTGAAGGGAAAAAATCCAGTGACGCTGGATCATCTCAGTGTGAGGGGTAACAATATTCGATATTACATCCTTCCTGACAGCTTGAATCTTGAGACTTTACTGGTTGAAGAGACGCCTAGGGTTAAGCCCAAGAAGCCTACTGCCG GGAGGCCTTTGGGACGTGGACGTGGCCGTGGACGTGGACGCGGGCGTGGACGTGGTGGTCGTTAA
- the LOC115970098 gene encoding probable aspartic proteinase GIP2 encodes MASSIQYILFSTFLLFLIAPSLAKQSFRPKALVVPVSKDATTLQYITRINQRTPLVPISLVVDLGGQFLWVNCEQNYVSSTYHPVRCHSAQCSLAGASGCGDCFSAPKPGCNNNTCGVIPGNTVTHTATSGELATDVVSVQSTSGSNPGQVVTVPRFLFSCAPTFLLKGLARGVSGMAGLGRTRIAFPSQFASAFSFHRKFAICLSSTTSTASPGVMFYGDGPYVLLPNIDASQSLTYTPLFINPVSTASAYSQGEPSAEYFIGVKSINVSEKVVPINTKLLSIDSKGFGGTKISTVNPYTVLETSIYNALTKAFINEAAARNITRVASVAPFDVCFSSKNVFSTILGPSVPTIYLVLQNKNVYWSIFGDNSMVQVSDNVLCLGFVNGGKNPRTSIVIGGHQLEDNLLQFDLAKSRLGFSSLLFGRRTTCSNFNFTSNA; translated from the coding sequence ATGGCTAGCTCTATTCAATATATCCTCTTCTCTACCTTCTTATTATTCCTCATTGCTCCTTCTTTGGCTAAACAATCTTTCAGGCCAAAAGCACTAGTTGTTCCAGTCTCCAAAGATGCCACCACTCTTCAATACATTACACGTATTAACCAAAGAACCCCACTTGTTCCAATAAGCCTAGTGGTTGATCTTGGTGGCCAATTTTTGTGGGTTAATTGTGAGCAAAATTATGTGTCCTCAACATACCACCCGGTCCGTTGCCACTCGGCCCAATGCTCACTTGCTGGAGCTAGTGGCTGTGGGGATTGCTTCTCAGCCCCTAAGCCAGGCTGCAACAACAATACATGTGGTGTCATACCTGGCAACACTGTGACGCACACCGCCACGAGCGGTGAACTTGCCACGGATGTTGTGTCGGTCCAATCAACCAGCGGGTCAAACCCAGGCCAGGTTGTGACCGTGCCACGTTTCCTTTTCTCATGTGCACCTACTTTCCTATTGAAAGGTCTTGCTAGGGGGGTTTCAGGCATGGCTGGACTAGGCAGGACTAGAATTGCATTCCCTTCACAATTTGCTTCTGCCTTTAGCTTCCATAGGAAATTTGCAATTTGCTTATCATCCACAACTTCAACCGCTTCACCAGGAGTTATGTTCTATGGAGATGGGCCTTATGTACTACTTCCTAACATTGATGCTTCTCAATCCCTCACATACACCCCACTATTTATCAACCCTGTAAGCACAGCCTCAGCCTATTCACAAGGAGAGCCCTCAGCTGAGTATTTTATTGGTGTGAAATCTATCAACGTAAGTGAAAAAGTTGTCCCGATAAACACAAAATTGCTCTCAATTGATAGTAAAGGTTTTGGTGGGACTAAGATTAGCACTGTCAACCCTTACACTGTCTTAGAGACTTCCATCTACAATGCATTGACAAAGGCTTTTATCAATGAGGCTGCTGCCAGGAACATCACTAGGGTGGCTTCCGTGGCACCATTCGACGTGTGTTTCAGCTCAAAGAACGTGTTTAGCACAATTCTTGGGCCTTCTGTGCCTACAATCTATCTTGTTTTGCAGAATAAGAATGTGTATTGGAGCATATTTGGTGACAACTCAATGGTACAGGTTAGTGACAATGTGCTGTGCCTCGGATTTGTAAATGGAGGCAAAAATCCCAGGACTTCAATCGTTATTGGAGGGCACCAGTTGGAGGACAATCTCTTGCAGTTTGATTTGGCAAAATCAAGGCTAGGCTTTAGCTCTCTTCTCTTTGGTAGACGAACTACATGCTCAAACTTCAACTTCACCTCCAACGCCTAG